The Bradyrhizobium sp. B097 genome contains the following window.
TCTTCGATAGCGCGGAGGCCGAGCCGATCGTCGAGCGACTTCTCGCCGCGTTCTGGCCGGCGCTGAAGCGGAATTTCTCCGTCTGCACGTACGCGCTGGCGCCGCGCAAGATCGAGGGACGACCGTTCGACCTTATCTTCGCGCCGAAAAGTGCACGCACTCGGTTCTCCGACTGGAGCGGCCGACGAGTCGAAGGTGTGCCGAAGTCGGAACGGCATTCGTGGTCCCGGCTGGTCTCCGAGAAGATATTCGACGCTGAAGATCCGGATCTGCGGACAATCGACACGCTCGGTGCGTTGCGCGCGGACCGGAGGGGCGACGAGGGCGCCTTGAGGCTGTCGTTGATGTGGAACGATCTGGCCGCGAAGTCGCGCACCACACCCTCTGCCGTTCTCGGCATGCTGGACATCCTCAATTCCCGGGCATGGCCCGAATTCGATCGCAGCCGCCTGCAGGGCGTCGTTCAAGGAGCGACGGAGCTCGCCGTCGCCGAGCCGGACGAAGCCGACGCCTTGCGTTTCCTTTCGACGCTTGCGGCCAAGATTGCGAACTTCGACGTCGGCATGCTGGACGACCTCAATCTGTCCGGGCTTGCAAGATCGCTGACCAGGCGTTCGCCGCACCGTGCTCTGTCGTATCTTCGGTCGGAAATCGACGCCGGCCGCGATCCCGTGATTCCGATCGTCACGGGAATGGCCGATGGCCTCGGTGAGGAGCGCTTCGACGACCAGACCTCGGAGTTCGTGCTGCAGCTGCCTCCCGACCTCTCGTCGGTCATGATTTCGCGCAGCGAGAAGTATGCCCGGGAGGTCTGGCAAAGGTGCGGGTCGGACGCGTCGGCATGGGTACCGGCAACCAAAGCGGCGATCGGGTCGATGAGCCGGCATGACCGAGCCGATCTTCTTCAAAAGATTTCCGCATGGATGACGACCGAAGCCCAGGCGCCAGTGATGGAGGCAGCCCTCGACGGCGTGTCCGGCGACGATCTGGTCGGCTTCGCCGTGGCTATCGGAAGGCAGACCGGATTTGACATCGCAGCGTTCGACGAACCTATGGCGAACGCTGCGCGGAATGCGGAATCGCTCAACGGACTTCGTGCTTCGATACTTTCGAATTTCCGCACCGAGGGCGCCGATCGCTTCCTGTTGTCGACCTTGGACCTCTCCGCCGCGGACCTCGCATGGCTCGACGGTGAAGTGGAGAAGACGAGGGCTGTCGGACTGTTGCGTCAACTTCTTGACAATGCATCGCCGAAGGCGCTCGTCTCGGTGCTGCGAGATCCGACCAGCAGAGATCGTATTCTCGGACTGCTGATGGAAGACGTGGCGGGCTCGGCGGGACAGTTGATCCGTGTCGCAGGCTCAAGCGACCTGCCGATCGACCGCTGTCTGGACATCGGACGAACTGTGCTGCCTTTCCTCGCCTCGGAGCAGCGCGACAAAGTGTTCTTGGAGCTGCTTGGTAGAGCGCTGGCCCAAGCGGATCCGGACGACGCGCGGGTGGCGTCAGTGATCGAGGAATCGCACGGCATCGTGTCGCCTCGGCAATTGGTGCATCTGGCAACGCCAAACGGCGTATCCACGCAGCGGGTAGCGGCGAACTTGGTCCTGTTGAGCACGGTGTCCGAGCGGGTCCGGCGTACTGCCGCCGCGGCCATCGAGGATCTCTGCGAGAGATTGATCCATCGGTACGGCGAGAACTTGGGCGAGGCCGGCTATAACGCCTGGGCCGTTCTGCTGAGAGAGTCGGGGAACGTATCTCCCGACATCCAGCTTCGTGCCTCGCTGCCCACGCTTCCGTTCGCGGTGGGAAAGCGCGACTTGCCGGTTAGTGCCCTTATCGGTGCGGCGTTTCCGCCCGTCTACGCCGAGCTTCTCCGATCGACGGGTGACGAGGATTTCAAGCGGTTGCCGGCGCTTCTGTCGCTACCGCTCAGCATCTTCATCGACTGGGACCGCGCCAAGTCGGCGCGGCACGAATTGGTCGACGCGTATCTGTATTCATCGTGGCCCCCCGCTGACTTACTTCTCACGTCGCTCGCCGCGAACATCCAAAGCGAGACGTTGCGTCGGTTGGTCGGAACCCATCGCGGGCGTGACTACCTAGCCGCGATCGACCGGGACAGCTACAGATTGGAGCCGGCTCAGTTCGGCCGCATTCAAGACTGTCTCAGCCGCTTGAATTATCGGTACTAAGCAGAAGCAATCAGCTTTATGCGTCGCAGAGGCAGGGTTACACGTTCCCCAACTCGCGTAGGCACGGCGTCGCGTTGATAACGGTAGGTTAACCAAGACGTAAGCATGCGGCGTAGGCCGCCGGCTGGCTGGTTTGTCCGGTTACCGGCTAAACCTCGTCGGGCTTTTCGGCCTTCGGCTTAACGATCGCCGCGAGCACCTGGCGGCGTTCTTCAATGATCCAAGGAGCGTCCTTGTGGATCTGGATCAGATTTTTGAGGTTCTCGATTCCATCATCGGTGAACGCCATCACCCCGTCTTCACCGACACCGACGACCCATAGCTGGCCATCCTCGGTGTCCATTTCTTCGGCGACCTCGAACAGCCATTCCTCGTCTTCGCCGAGCATCTCAGCGACATGGCTGAGAGTGAACACGTGGCTGACCTTGTTGACGTGCCCCATCAAGCCGCCTGTGCCGCAAGGCCTTGCTGTTGCGCAGTCTTCCAGTTCCAGGGCAGCAGCTCATCGAGCCTGTGGGCGGGGTGGGTGGCGATGCGAGCGAGTACATCGGCGAGCCAGGCCTGAGGGTCGACGTCGTTCATCTTGGCAGAGACGATGAGGCTATGCATGGCGGCGGCTCGGCGCCCTCCGCGGTCGGACCCACAGAATAACCACGACTTTCTGCCCAATGCGATGCCGCGCAGCGCTCTTTCGGCTGCATTGTTCGAGAGGCAAACGCGACCATCGTCGAGGAAGCGTGTGAAGGAGGCCCAGCGCTTGAACATGTAGTTCATGGCCTTGGCCAGATCGTGGCCGCGGGAGAGCTTGGCGCACTGCTCGCGCATATAGGCTTCCAGATCGGCGACGAGCGGTGCGCTCTGCGCCTGGCGAACAGCCTTTCGTTGGTCGGCGTTTTGGCCATTGATAGAGCGCTCGATCTCGAACAGAGCGTCGATGCGGCGCACGATCTCCATGGCGACGGGCGAGATGACGATCTCCTTCTTTCCGGCCGCTTTGCGCCGCGCGTTCTCCTCAAGATCCGCCATGGCGAAGAACGGGCGCCGGGCATGGACCCAACAGGCCGCTTCGCTGATAAGCCCAGGACTTCGCTCGGGCTCGTAGAGCTTGATGTATCCGCCGAAGGCGTCGGCCTGGAGGATGCCGGTGTAGTTGGCCAGATGCGCCTGCGGATGCTCACCACTTCGATCGCGCGAGTAATAAAACATCGCCGCCGGCGGATCTGAGCCGCCGAAGGGGCGGTCGTCCTTCACATAGACCCAGCATCGCGCGACATCGCACTTGCCCAAGGCCAGCACGGGCACGGTGGTGTCATCGCCATGGAGGCGTTCGGCTGCCATGACGTGGGCTTCCAAGAGCCGCGACAGCGGCTCCAATACCGTGCAGCACGCCCCAACGGCGTCGGCTGCGGTCGACAGACTGATCGGCACGCCCTCCAGCGCGTAACGCTCGGTCTGTCGGTTCAGAGGCTGATGCTGGCCGAACTTCTCATAGAGGAGCATGGCCAGCAGGCTGGGCCCCGCCCATCCTCGCGGGATCACATGGAATGGTGCCGGTGTCTGGCTGATTTTCTCACAGTCGCGGCAAGAGAACTTCTCGCGCACTGTTTCGATCACCTTCCACTGACGCGGCACCGATTCCAGCGTCCGGGTCACGTCTTCGCCGAGCTTGCGCAAGCGATTGCCGCCGCAGCATTCGCACGCCGTCGGCGGATCGATCACCACCCGCTCGCGTGGGAGATGATCGGGGAACGTCTGGCGCTCGGCGCGCTTGCGTATAAATCCGCGTACCGTCGTCGTCCTCGCGACTGCTCGTTCCGCCGTCAGTTCGTCTTCTGTGGCGTCAGCTTCCAGCTCTTCGAACGTCAGCGCCAATTGGTCGATCAGCCGTGATGATCGCTCTGACCGTTGTCCGTGGATCTGACGCTCAAGCTTGGCGATCCGCAGCTTCTGCTGGGCGATCAGCGCACCGTCTTCCGAGGCTTTCGCGCGGGCGACCGCGAGCTCCGCTACAACCTCTAACGCCTTCGCGCGCTCGACCGCCAACGCCTCTTTCAGAGCCGCAATGTCATCCGGAACAGCGCCACGATCAGCATCCATGCAACGCAGTGAATCACATATCGAGCGCGTTGTGACTCCCCAAAATGGCCAGTAGCTGCAGATTTCTCAACCCGCACTCTGTGGCCTCCAGCTTAGTTGTGGATTCCTCCAGTCAATTCCTTCCAGCATGTAGGCCATCTGCGCCGCCGAGATTGACACCGCACCAGCCGATGCTGAGGGCCAGATGAACTTGCCGCGGCCCAGGCGCTTGGCATAGAGCGACATGCCTAACCCGTCATGCCATAAAATCTTGACCAGATCGCCGCGGCGACCGCGGAAGATATAGAGGTCGCCAGCATGAGGATCGCGCTTCAAGCTCTCCTGAACCGTCAGGGCCAGACTTTGCATGCCGCGGCGCATGTCGGTGTGGCCGGTGGCGATCCAGACCCTGACGCCGCTCGGGATCGGGATCATTGCCGCCTCAGAAGCTCAAGCACCCGCTGCAGTGCCTCGGCGTCAACATCCCGGTCAACGCGAACGCGACAGCCGCCGCTAAGCTCGATCTCGATTGTTCCGGCGCCTGGACGCTGCGCAGGAGGCGAAGACGGCGGTTGTGGCGCGTACCTCGGTGCCAGAGCCGACGTAAAGGCGATCTCCACAGGAACAAGCGCTGGCTCGGCATCCCCGCTCAGCCGATCCTCGCGCGCCAACCGGCGCCACGTGAACAATTGGCTCGCAGACAACCCGTTGCGCCGAGCCGTCACTGACACCAATCGTGGGCCGCAATAGCTCTCGGCAACGATCCGTTGCTTTTCTTCCAATGTCCAACGGCGTCGAGCGCCCGTCGAGACAACTTCCAGTCGGGAGACCTTCGAATTAGGCGTATGGTCAGTCATACGCCTATGTCTTCACCCTCCATCGCACCGCGCAAGGCGGCCCTCGCCGGAGCGATACACCAAGACTGACCGAGCGAAATCAGTAGAAGAAGTTCATTCCGCGTTTCGCTCGGTCCTATGGTGTCGTTTTGGCCAGATCATGCCGAAAAATGTGACGCACTTATGTGTGTTTTGCGCTCTTATGAGGTGCATCACAATAGCGGCAGGCTCCGTCAGTTTTCGAGTTCGGCATCCCAGTAAAGGAATTCTTGCCAGAACTCGTGCAGGAAGTTCGGCAGGAAGATAACCGCTGCGTCATTGCGAATCCCCCACCGGGAAAGATCAGATGGCCACTTTTCCAGCGAACTAGCATCGACACTGACCTGTAACAAACTCATCGTATTTATTACCAGCAAGGCTTTGTGAGTTGCGATCACAAGCGGCTTTTGCTACCTGCACAGCGTCAATGGACGTGGAGGTCAGTAAATTGAAGCGCGCAAAGAAAAAGAAGACTCAGCTTCGCCGCGAATGGACGACGGCAGATGTCAAGAGCCTGAAGAAGCATTCGAAGGCTCGCACACCTGTCGCGAAGGTCTCGAAGGAGCTTAGACGCACTATCGGTGCAGTACGCGTCAAAGCCTCGCAGTTCGGTATCGGTGTCGGGCATCAACGACAGGTGTAGCGTCAGCCAATATACTGGGGTCCAGATACGAACAGGCCGGGCCTCAACACGTCGCGCGTCTAACGGCCGTGCATAGAGCAGATGAAGCTCGGGCCTGGGCTCCGATGCGCTGGCCTCGCCTCCCTAACTTGATCGAGGAGCGCGGCCACGCTTGTTTGCGTCGCGCGGCGGCACTGAACTCACTAGGCGTGCGTGTTGAGATAGCGAGAACCGCCGAGTTGGCCGCCATCCAATTGAATGAAAAACTCCGACAAACGAGCCCCATAAAGAGAAAGCCCTCGCTATTCACGAGGACCTCCGCAATTCATTTTGCCACATCTAGAGCAAACGCTTCACGATAGTCCTTCCATCCAAATCTGTTGATCATGAAAGAGACTATCTCCGCCTGCGCAATAAAATCGTTGAGCTCTATTCTTTCATTGAGCAGCTTGTCCGTGATGGCAACAACGTCGTCTTTACTGAAAGAGCAAACACGACAGACTCGGCCTTGGTCCTGCTGAGTGACAACCTCCAAAGTTCCGAGCGGCAGCTTCAGGGCGTCACGCGGTTGAGAGATTCGCATGTCACAGTCTCCTAGCTGAAGTCGTATGATTTTCTTCCTATGTCAGGATACAGCGCATCTTGCAGGCTCGCAATGGTGTTGCGCATCTCGCGTCTTACTCGTTGTTGGCCGAGCCTGAGAATCTCCTCGACCTCATCATCGGATAGACTTAAATCGGCCCGCCGTCGGCGCGCCTCAGAAAACGTCTTCTCAAACTGCTGCTTCACCAAATTTCGGGCATCGTCTTCGCCGATCTTCGCCGATCTGTAGGTCGAACGTACGTCCTCGATTTCGTCAGGGCCGGCCATCAAGGAGAAGAGCTGAAAACAGATATCTGTTTCTGGAACGAGCGGCTCGTGCTTTCGCACTTTCTCCACCCGGATCTGCCGGAAGCAGCGATTTAATGATCGTTCGCTTTCGAACACCGAAATGACGTTCTTGTTGGTGCTGGACATCGGCTTTCCATCGACACCGGGCACTCGGACTTCCGAGGGAAAATCGCCCCTTGCGGGCAACGGAAGCAAGGTACGCTTCGCAGCTGAGTTTACGAAATTAGCAACCTCCTCACAGTAAGTAACGTGCCGTTGCTCGTCGTGCCCCACATATATGCGACTGGCACGAAGCCCCAGTATGTCGGTCGCCATCAGCTGAGGATACAACAAACGCGCCAACGAGGGGTCAACGTTCCCGCTAAGCCTGTCGATCAGTTCTCGCGCAGGAGTCTTGCAGCTCAGTAGCCACATTAAAGAGAAGAGTTCTCGAATGTCAGACTGACGATAGATGACGGTCCGCTCTGGATTGAAACCAAGCGCAATGAAATCGCGGATCAGGTTCTTGTTCTGCAGCTTCAGGTTTACGTCGGCATCGAAGTCAACCAAGTAATGCCTGTCGGCGATAAATAGAAAGTTGTTTCGCGGGTACAGATCCTGCCCCTCCAGTGAGCCCTTGAGAGCGCCGAAATAGTTTCCCAGATGAACAGTGGCATCGCTTTTCAGAGCGCTGACACTCCGTTCGAGGTAGACAGCGTCAGGCATATCGGGTCTTTACCAAGAATACATCCGGCTGAGCACCGGCGATGGAGAAAGCTGCGGTCTGAACGGTGTTTAATGCTGCTTCGAAATTTGCTTCTGGCAGGCTTGGCGCCCCCAGAACGACGAAGAGAAGAGACTTGAAAATCTGAGCTTTTGGATCTTTCAACAGCTGCACGCTGGTTCGTTTATCCGGTCCCTGCACATAGGACGCGAATGTACGAACCTGGTCGACAAGGACGAGTTCGCCGGATTTGAGAGCTAGCGTTCGGCCATTTAACGAAGCCAGGTGCTGACCGTCCGTTGCGGTCGTGACCCGGATTGGCAGCTGCATATGAGTAGCGTCGTGGATGCCCATCAGGAGACCGGTGGACAGCTCTAGGGACAAGAGTAGCTTAGCTATCACTGGATCCCGCAGGCCCTTTTTTAACACCTGCGCAAGCTGCCTCTTCAATGGAAAAGTCGTGCTATATTTTGCGAAAATCGGATCATAGTATCGAAACAACTTGCTTAGAGCATTCTGCTCTTGGTCCGACGCTTGTTTTAGCCGCTCATTCACCTGCTTTGCCAAAATATCTGCCGTTTCAATAAGCTTGAGAGCCGGCACATCGTGCGTGACGATAAATCCAATTCTCAGATTCAGAAACTCCTCGGTGCTGACGAACGCATCATCCGTCGACACCACCGCGGCGTCATGAGCATCGGGCCGGCGTCCGTCGAACAGACCTGGGCTCTGAAAATGCTTTTGAAGATAACCAATTCCTTGCTCCCCGGTGCCAACAGTCTCTTTCGGAAGATACCTTCGTGCGATACCGAGATGAACGTTGCGCCAGCTCTGCAGACTTCGATCAAGCGTGAAGAGCTCCGCTCGAATTGCCGGAGCCATCGCCAAGGTTGATTTCTCGACTTCGGATAGCAGCCCGACCAGACTTGCCTCTGGCGGCGGGCTCCAGTCCGCTAGCCAAGAGAGTTCTTTATGTTTCTGCACGGTCTGCTGCAACACCGTGCGCTTTGCATCAGAAAGTCCACGGCTCAATATTTCAACATGCTGGTATT
Protein-coding sequences here:
- a CDS encoding transposase: MTDHTPNSKVSRLEVVSTGARRRWTLEEKQRIVAESYCGPRLVSVTARRNGLSASQLFTWRRLAREDRLSGDAEPALVPVEIAFTSALAPRYAPQPPSSPPAQRPGAGTIEIELSGGCRVRVDRDVDAEALQRVLELLRRQ
- the tnpB gene encoding IS66 family insertion sequence element accessory protein TnpB (TnpB, as the term is used for proteins encoded by IS66 family insertion elements, is considered an accessory protein, since TnpC, encoded by a neighboring gene, is a DDE family transposase.); translation: MIPIPSGVRVWIATGHTDMRRGMQSLALTVQESLKRDPHAGDLYIFRGRRGDLVKILWHDGLGMSLYAKRLGRGKFIWPSASAGAVSISAAQMAYMLEGIDWRNPQLSWRPQSAG
- a CDS encoding IS66 family transposase yields the protein MDADRGAVPDDIAALKEALAVERAKALEVVAELAVARAKASEDGALIAQQKLRIAKLERQIHGQRSERSSRLIDQLALTFEELEADATEDELTAERAVARTTTVRGFIRKRAERQTFPDHLPRERVVIDPPTACECCGGNRLRKLGEDVTRTLESVPRQWKVIETVREKFSCRDCEKISQTPAPFHVIPRGWAGPSLLAMLLYEKFGQHQPLNRQTERYALEGVPISLSTAADAVGACCTVLEPLSRLLEAHVMAAERLHGDDTTVPVLALGKCDVARCWVYVKDDRPFGGSDPPAAMFYYSRDRSGEHPQAHLANYTGILQADAFGGYIKLYEPERSPGLISEAACWVHARRPFFAMADLEENARRKAAGKKEIVISPVAMEIVRRIDALFEIERSINGQNADQRKAVRQAQSAPLVADLEAYMREQCAKLSRGHDLAKAMNYMFKRWASFTRFLDDGRVCLSNNAAERALRGIALGRKSWLFCGSDRGGRRAAAMHSLIVSAKMNDVDPQAWLADVLARIATHPAHRLDELLPWNWKTAQQQGLAAQAA